One window of Desulfarculus baarsii DSM 2075 genomic DNA carries:
- the ahbA gene encoding siroheme decarboxylase subunit alpha, whose product MDEKDKAILREVQSRLPIAERPFLELGRAVGLGEGEVIERLAAMKRSGVIRRIGGNFNSASLGFAATLCGAKVAPEKLDAFVAAVNAHHGVTHNYLRSHEFNVWFTFIAEDMAQIDEHLARLAEQTGVDDICSMPALEMFKIKVDFPI is encoded by the coding sequence ATGGACGAAAAAGACAAGGCCATCCTGCGCGAGGTGCAATCACGCCTGCCCATCGCCGAGCGGCCGTTTCTGGAGTTGGGCCGGGCCGTGGGCCTGGGCGAGGGTGAAGTCATCGAACGCCTGGCGGCCATGAAACGCTCCGGGGTGATCCGGCGCATCGGCGGCAATTTCAACAGCGCCAGCCTGGGCTTTGCGGCCACGCTCTGCGGGGCCAAGGTCGCCCCGGAAAAGCTGGACGCCTTTGTGGCGGCGGTCAACGCTCATCACGGCGTGACCCACAACTATCTGCGCAGTCACGAGTTCAACGTCTGGTTCACCTTCATCGCCGAGGACATGGCCCAGATCGACGAGCACCTGGCCAGGCTGGCCGAGCAGACCGGCGTGGACGATATATGCAGCATGCCGGCCCTGGAAATGTTCAAGATCAAGGTGGATTTTCCGATCTGA
- a CDS encoding M15 family metallopeptidase, whose amino-acid sequence MPRDIVEVFEAHGFVWGGRWRRYDTMHFEAAARGRTPPCCTLTSNIGRKCSRGCVSGAQPALARSSSKACLAWRAWSLRRLATCSILFFRNQ is encoded by the coding sequence ATCCCGCGCGATATCGTCGAGGTCTTCGAGGCGCACGGTTTCGTCTGGGGCGGCAGGTGGCGGCGCTACGACACCATGCACTTCGAGGCTGCTGCACGGGGCAGGACGCCCCCGTGCTGCACTCTCACTTCGAATATCGGCCGGAAATGTTCGAGAGGGTGCGTTAGCGGCGCTCAGCCGGCTTTGGCCCGCAGTTCCTCCAAGGCCTGCTTGGCCTGGCGGGCCTGGTCCTTGCGGCGCTTGGCCACCTGTTCGATCTTGTTTTTCAGGAACCAGTAG
- a CDS encoding helix-turn-helix domain-containing protein, with amino-acid sequence MMRETHEIIGAHVGRRLKHMRGQRTQAQFAAELGLSQAQYNRYETGKRLAPDRVLEQVAEICGVSPRQVIWGDEDGAQADDLARQVALLVEMLEGDDLEDLYWFLKNKIEQVAKRRKDQARQAKQALEELRAKAG; translated from the coding sequence ATGATGCGCGAAACCCATGAAATCATCGGGGCCCACGTGGGCCGCCGCCTCAAGCACATGCGCGGCCAGCGCACCCAGGCCCAATTCGCCGCCGAGTTGGGCCTCAGCCAGGCCCAGTACAACCGCTACGAGACCGGCAAACGCCTGGCCCCCGACCGCGTGCTCGAGCAGGTGGCCGAGATATGCGGCGTGTCCCCGCGCCAGGTGATCTGGGGCGATGAAGACGGGGCCCAGGCCGACGACTTGGCCCGTCAAGTGGCGCTTTTGGTCGAGATGCTCGAAGGCGACGACCTGGAAGACCTCTACTGGTTCCTGAAAAACAAGATCGAACAGGTGGCCAAGCGCCGCAAGGACCAGGCCCGCCAGGCCAAGCAGGCCTTGGAGGAACTGCGGGCCAAAGCCGGCTGA
- a CDS encoding TetR/AcrR family transcriptional regulator: MASQSKTEARRSKILKAAQKVFAHKGFHDATIAEIARAAGVSEGSIYEYFSSKEGVLFAIPLEVTRESHELSQVHLSLIRGAANRLRALVYMYLSLYESNPDYSSVILLTLKQNQKFRETEAYEMIRDGFRNITAIIKSGMANGEFRPDINPYVVRSVLMGAVDHLTTNWLMDGRRGSLTELVDPVLDVVMEGVLTKDPRSASDLHWSAWQRTGRASGPQEA; encoded by the coding sequence TTGGCCAGTCAATCCAAAACCGAGGCCCGCCGCAGCAAGATCCTCAAGGCCGCGCAAAAGGTCTTCGCCCACAAGGGCTTTCACGACGCCACCATCGCCGAGATCGCCCGCGCCGCCGGCGTCTCCGAGGGCAGCATCTACGAATATTTCTCCAGCAAGGAGGGCGTGCTCTTCGCCATCCCCCTGGAGGTCACCCGCGAGAGCCACGAGCTTTCCCAGGTCCATTTGAGCCTGATCCGCGGCGCGGCCAACCGCCTGCGCGCCCTGGTCTACATGTATCTTTCGCTCTACGAGTCCAACCCCGATTATTCATCGGTGATCCTGCTGACCCTCAAGCAAAATCAGAAGTTTCGCGAAACCGAAGCCTACGAGATGATCCGCGACGGTTTCCGCAACATCACCGCAATCATCAAAAGCGGCATGGCCAACGGCGAATTCCGCCCCGACATCAACCCCTACGTGGTGCGCTCGGTGCTGATGGGCGCGGTCGATCACCTGACCACCAACTGGCTGATGGACGGGCGCAGGGGCTCGCTGACCGAGTTGGTCGATCCCGTCCTCGACGTGGTCATGGAAGGCGTCCTGACCAAGGATCCGCGCTCGGCTTCCGATCTGCACTGGAGCGCCTGGCAGCGCACGGGACGGGCCTCCGGCCCGCAGGAGGCCTGA
- a CDS encoding sensor domain-containing protein, giving the protein MRPACPNESDHCRDLASAQRRIAMLEDKLAQAAGDAYRGLFENLGVGVFRLTMAGQGRFLQANPALAALLGYDSAEELMSTPVSQVYPDQRERAFFARQVLQNGFVADFELPLCRKDGRTIWAEASAAAQRDAEGRLLWIDGILTDVSQRRQAAEALRQSEQRFRGLSENAPDIIYTLSPDGRFTYVNRAWRRILGHAAEEVLGRYFIEFAPPDSVDDYRRLFKAVRDGKKTLYGAHPMLHKNGEVRHLAMSGAPNIDDMGRVTGMVGMLKDMSSQIQAERALRHSEASLARAQKLAGLGNWELKLSNSRLSCSDEVFNIYDLPRRDPASLFGEIVSCMHDDDIDYVTRCFEKAFLQDEAVSFEHRIKRHDGQERVLRQVASVLRDDRGEPISMIGAVQDITGIRASEEQMRLLARVFENTVEGIIVTDADGVIEMVNAAFCAITGFDAAEAVGARPSILSSGRHDAEFYQRMWRSLADQGHWQGEVWNRRKNGEAYPEWLTITAIKDKSDRTTHLVGVFHDITEAKRNEERITHQAYHDALTGLPNRQLFNDRLAMAIAQAHRGGHGLALLFLDLDNFKNINDSLGHAVGDMLLQAVAQRLTRWLREEDTVARLGGDEFVMLIQGASDPDYIMQVARRILDSMSQPFAVGPHELYVTASIGVTIHPHDGHDAQTLVANADLAMFRAKDEGRNNIKLFTPAMNAKVMRRMELEANLRKALEREEFEVFYQPKVELRSDKVVGVEALVRWRRPDSVVVSPDEFIPICEETGLILPLGKWVLEQACSRAKYWHDMGFDGLNVSVNLSPRQFQDNHLVDHVGEILAQTGLAPHCLELEITEGVVMHSVDEAIETMNRLSSMGVRLSLDDFGRGYSSLYYLKRFPMSSLKIDRSFVADIATDPDDASIVNTIISMSRSLNLQVVAEGVETKEQLDFLRSKRCDQMQGYYFSRPLPARELTELLEGLRPAV; this is encoded by the coding sequence ATGAGACCTGCCTGCCCCAACGAGTCGGATCATTGCCGCGACTTGGCCAGCGCCCAGCGGCGCATCGCCATGCTGGAGGACAAGCTGGCCCAAGCGGCCGGCGACGCCTACCGCGGCCTTTTCGAAAACCTTGGCGTGGGCGTCTTTCGCCTGACCATGGCCGGCCAGGGGCGCTTTTTGCAGGCCAATCCGGCCCTGGCCGCCCTGCTGGGCTACGATTCGGCCGAGGAGCTCATGTCCACGCCGGTCAGCCAGGTCTACCCCGATCAGCGCGAACGGGCCTTTTTCGCCCGCCAGGTGTTGCAAAACGGCTTCGTGGCCGACTTCGAGCTGCCGCTTTGCCGCAAGGACGGCCGCACCATCTGGGCCGAGGCCAGCGCCGCCGCCCAGCGCGACGCCGAGGGCCGCCTGCTGTGGATCGACGGCATCCTCACCGACGTCTCCCAGCGCCGCCAGGCCGCCGAGGCCCTGCGCCAGAGCGAACAGCGCTTCAGGGGCCTGAGTGAAAACGCCCCGGACATCATCTACACCCTGAGCCCCGACGGCCGCTTCACCTACGTCAACCGGGCCTGGCGGCGCATCCTGGGCCACGCCGCCGAGGAGGTGCTGGGCCGCTATTTCATCGAGTTCGCCCCGCCCGACAGCGTCGACGACTACCGCCGCTTGTTCAAGGCCGTGCGCGACGGCAAAAAAACCCTCTACGGGGCCCACCCCATGCTGCACAAAAACGGCGAGGTGCGCCACCTGGCCATGAGCGGCGCGCCCAACATCGACGACATGGGGCGGGTGACGGGCATGGTCGGCATGCTGAAAGACATGTCCTCGCAAATCCAGGCCGAGCGGGCCCTGCGCCACAGCGAGGCCAGCCTGGCCCGCGCCCAGAAGCTGGCCGGCCTGGGCAACTGGGAGCTCAAGCTCTCCAACAGCCGCCTGAGCTGCTCCGACGAGGTCTTCAACATCTACGACCTGCCCCGGCGCGACCCGGCCAGCCTGTTCGGCGAGATCGTTTCGTGCATGCACGACGACGACATCGACTACGTCACGCGCTGCTTCGAGAAGGCCTTTCTGCAAGACGAGGCCGTCAGCTTCGAACACCGCATCAAACGCCATGACGGCCAGGAGCGCGTGCTGCGCCAGGTGGCCAGCGTCCTGCGCGACGACCGCGGCGAGCCCATCTCCATGATCGGCGCCGTGCAGGACATCACCGGCATCCGCGCCTCCGAGGAGCAGATGCGCCTGCTGGCCCGGGTCTTTGAAAACACCGTCGAGGGCATCATCGTCACCGACGCCGACGGCGTCATCGAGATGGTCAACGCCGCCTTTTGCGCGATCACCGGCTTCGACGCCGCCGAGGCCGTGGGCGCGCGGCCGTCGATCCTCTCCTCGGGCCGCCACGACGCCGAATTTTACCAGCGGATGTGGCGGAGCCTGGCCGACCAGGGCCATTGGCAGGGCGAAGTCTGGAATCGCCGCAAAAACGGCGAGGCCTACCCCGAGTGGCTGACCATCACCGCCATCAAGGACAAAAGCGATCGCACCACCCATCTGGTGGGCGTCTTCCACGACATCACCGAAGCCAAGCGCAACGAGGAGCGCATCACCCACCAGGCCTATCACGACGCCCTGACGGGCCTGCCCAACCGCCAGCTCTTCAACGACCGCCTGGCCATGGCCATCGCCCAAGCCCATCGCGGCGGCCACGGCCTGGCCCTGTTGTTCCTGGACCTGGACAACTTCAAAAACATCAACGACAGCCTGGGCCACGCCGTGGGCGACATGCTCCTGCAGGCCGTGGCCCAGCGCCTGACCCGCTGGCTGCGCGAGGAAGACACCGTGGCCCGCCTGGGCGGCGACGAGTTCGTCATGCTCATACAAGGCGCCTCCGACCCCGACTACATCATGCAGGTGGCCCGGCGCATCCTCGACTCCATGAGCCAGCCCTTCGCCGTCGGCCCCCACGAACTCTACGTCACCGCCAGCATCGGCGTGACCATCCACCCCCACGACGGCCACGACGCCCAGACCCTGGTGGCCAACGCCGACCTGGCCATGTTCCGGGCCAAGGACGAGGGCCGCAACAACATCAAGCTCTTCACCCCGGCCATGAACGCCAAGGTCATGCGGCGCATGGAGCTGGAGGCCAACCTGCGCAAGGCCCTGGAGCGCGAGGAGTTCGAGGTTTTTTACCAGCCCAAGGTCGAGCTGCGCTCGGACAAGGTGGTGGGCGTCGAGGCCCTGGTGCGCTGGCGCCGACCCGACTCGGTGGTCGTCTCGCCCGACGAGTTCATCCCCATCTGCGAGGAGACCGGCCTGATCCTGCCCCTGGGCAAGTGGGTGTTGGAACAGGCCTGCTCGCGGGCCAAATACTGGCACGACATGGGCTTCGATGGGCTCAACGTCTCGGTCAACCTGTCGCCGCGCCAGTTCCAGGACAACCATCTGGTCGATCACGTCGGCGAGATCCTGGCCCAAACGGGGCTGGCCCCCCACTGCCTGGAGTTGGAGATCACCGAAGGGGTGGTCATGCACAGCGTCGATGAAGCCATCGAGACCATGAACCGCCTGTCGTCGATGGGCGTGCGCCTTTCGCTGGACGACTTCGGCCGGGGCTACAGCTCGCTCTACTACCTCAAGCGCTTCCCCATGAGTTCGCTCAAGATCGACCGTTCCTTCGTGGCCGACATCGCCACCGACCCCGACGACGCCTCCATCGTCAACACCATCATCTCCATGAGCCGCAGCCTCAACCTGCAAGTGGTGGCAGAAGGCGTCGAGACCAAGGAGCAGCTCGATTTCCTGCGCTCCAAGCGCTGCGACCAGATGCAGGGTTATTATTTCAGCCGGCCCCTGCCCGCCCGCGAGCTGACCGAGTTGCTCGAAGGCCTGCGCCCCGCCGTCTGA
- a CDS encoding flavodoxin family protein: MKRILIVHHSQSGNTRRMAQAVAQGAALVEGVETLARTAAQATLEDLLSCHGLALGSPEYFGYMAGALKDFFDRTYEAARGRREIFKLPYVAFISAGNDGTGALGHIERIALGYQFRKVQEPVLAVGPLGDEALERCRLLGQTLAAGCEAGLW, encoded by the coding sequence ATGAAACGCATTCTGATCGTCCATCATTCGCAGTCGGGCAACACCCGGCGCATGGCCCAGGCCGTGGCCCAGGGCGCGGCCCTGGTCGAGGGCGTCGAGACCCTGGCCCGCACCGCCGCCCAGGCCACGCTGGAAGACCTTTTGTCCTGCCACGGCCTGGCCCTGGGCTCGCCGGAGTATTTCGGCTACATGGCCGGCGCGCTCAAGGACTTCTTCGACCGCACCTACGAGGCCGCCCGCGGCCGCCGCGAGATCTTCAAGCTGCCCTACGTGGCCTTCATCAGCGCCGGCAACGACGGAACGGGCGCGCTTGGCCACATCGAGCGCATCGCCCTGGGTTATCAGTTCCGCAAGGTCCAGGAGCCGGTGCTGGCCGTGGGCCCGCTCGGCGACGAGGCCCTGGAGCGTTGCCGCCTCCTGGGCCAGACCCTGGCCGCCGGCTGCGAGGCCGGGCTGTGGTAG